From Mercenaria mercenaria strain notata chromosome 17, MADL_Memer_1, whole genome shotgun sequence, the proteins below share one genomic window:
- the LOC123536907 gene encoding protein ILRUN-like, protein MDVDNDLDGQLLQQFSSLGTTDKEVLIAEFQKLLGNQLNPAGCAFFLDMNNWNLQAAICSYYDFDQPSVKLPELAFISDVTIGDGEAVPPNTTFTKTWRVANSGDEPWPAGCQLKFCSGENLANTDRAVLGTLNPKETADISVQMHSPAAPAVYQSQWRMCTSTGMYFGEPIWVIITVAEGGVLAVTQQLSRFGNDFVQNPAPQNIPNPFASPTKSTLNNECSGNNAAFMSPNNSMVAQQGSPYTNQLSPSPVRTPHPVGPGDPARSLFQASGGMEDNTNCDTSHSQEEMS, encoded by the exons ATGGATGTTGACAACGATCTTGATGGACAATTGCTTCAGCAGTTCAGTTCCTTGGGGACAACTGACAAAGAAGTGTTGATTGCAGAGTTTCAAAAACTGTTGGGAAATCAGTTGAATCCGGCAGGATGTGCTTTTTTCCTTGATATGAACAATTG GAATTTACAAGCTGCCATATGTTCTTACTATGACTTTGATCAGCCGAGTGTAAAACTTCCAGAGTTGGCTTTTATAAGTGATGTTACAATAGGAGATGGGGAAGCCGTTCCACCAAATACAACATTCACCAAGACTTGGAGAGTAGCAAATTCAG GGGATGAACCATGGCCAGCGGGTTGCCAGCTGAAATTTTGTTCAGGAGAAAACTTGGCGAACACAGATCGTGCTGTGCTTGGAACATTAAATCCAAAAGAGACTGCGGATATCAGTGTTCAGATGCATTCCCCAGCTGCACCTGCGGTGTATCAGAGTCAGTGGAGGATGTGTACATCGACAGGGATGTACTTTGGAG AGCCTATATGGGTAATCATCACAGTTGCGGAAGGTGGAGTTTTAGCAGTGACCCAGCAGTTGTCACGCTTCGGAAATGACTTTGTACAAAACCCAGCACCACAAAATATACCTAATCCATTCGCATCACCTACTAAATCAACACTTAATAATGAATGTAGTGGAAATAATGCTGCATTTATGTCACCGAACAATTCCATGGTTGCTCAACAAGGTAGTCCTTACACCAACCAACTCAGTCCTAGTCCAGTACGAACCCCACATCCCGTAGGACCAGGGGATCCTGCCAGATCTCTTTTCCAG GCAAGTGGGGGTATGGAGGACAACACCAACTGTGATACCTCACATTCGCAAGAGGAAATGTCCTAG
- the LOC123536993 gene encoding thymidylate synthase-like isoform X2 produces the protein MSVDTNGRMGDAASQIIQNGTSEMNGKPSRCKRHSEYNYLDAIQEIIDCGVRKNNRTGTDTLSIFGMQMKYNLRDEFPLLTTKRVFWRGVAEELLWFVQGCTNANVLKEKNVHIWDANGSKEFLSGIGLGHREEGDLGPVYGFQWRHFGAEYKDMHTDYKGQGVDQLKDVIHKIKTNPDDRRIIMSAWNPLDLDKMALPPCHSFVQFYVCNGELSCQLYQRSADMGLGVPFNIASYSLLTYMIAKVTGLKPGDFVHTLGDAHVYVNHIDALKEQLKREPRPYPKLLIKREVTDIDDFKMEDFEIDGYKPYPKIQMDMAV, from the exons GCATTCAGAATACAACTACCTAGATGCAATACAGGAGATAATTGACTGCGGAGTGAGAAAAAATAATAGGACAGGCACAGATACTCTGTCTATATTTGGTATGCAGATGAAATACAATCTCCGGGATG aatttccaCTGTTGACTACAAAACGTGTTTTCTGGCGAGGTGTAGCTGAGGAGTTGCTGTGGTTTGTTCAGGGGTGCACAAATGCCAATGTTCTAAAAGAGAAAAATGTTCACATCTGGGATGCTAATGGCTCAAAAGAATTTCTCTCAGGGATAGGACTTGGTCACAGAGAAGAAG GCGACCTTGGTCCAGTGTATGGATTCCAGTGGAGACATTTTGGTGCGGAATATAAAGACATGCATACTGACTACAAGGGTCAGGGTGTTGATCAACTAAAGGATGTGATACATAAAATAAAGACCAATCCAGATGACCGTAGAATTATCATGTCTGCATGGAATCCTCttg ATTTAGACAAGATGGCTCTACCACCATGTCATTCATTTGTACAGTTTTATGTTTGTAATGGTGAACTGTCTTGTCAGCTGTATCAAAGATCTGCAGATATG GGACTTGGTGTTCCATTCAACATAGCAAGTTATTCTCTTCTCACATATATGATAGCGAAAGTCACTGGTCTCAAG CCTGGAGATTTTGTCCACACACTGGGTGATGCACATGTATATGTGAACCATATAGATGCCTTAAAAGAACAG ttgaaaAGAGAGCCAAGACCATACCCTAAACTTTTGATAAAGAGAGAAGTTACAGACATTGATGACTTTAAAATGGAAGATTTTGAAATTGATGGATACAAACCTTACCCAAAAATACAGATGGACATGGctgtataa